From Pseudonocardia autotrophica, one genomic window encodes:
- a CDS encoding UvrD-helicase domain-containing protein, whose product MTAVLSAPTFSVDGPLPEGTVVLEASAGTGKTYTIAALATRYVAEGIAGLDRLMLVTFGRDATQELRERVRERLVGTERALAAVLAGAAVPDTDPVVALLAAGDPADVERRRARLAEASASFDAATIATTHQFCMQMLAGLGVAGDNDPEAEFVEHVDDVVTEVVDDFYVRKYANPDAGRPAFTRAEALALARRAVADPQAELEPRDADPRSVAAVRHGFATAVRREVDARKRRLRIYSYDDMLTRLAQALRDPLRGPAARERLRSRFSVVLVDEFQDTDPLQWEILSLAFHSAPGTTLVLIGDPKQAIYAFRGADVHSYLQARAAATERRTLSTNRRSDRALLGALERVFGEATLGDPEIVVHPVDAHHTTSRLTAPRDAPLRLRLVDRDRLDLTGRQLGRAPGARRVVARDVAADLSELLAGSATYDGEPLRPGQVAVLVRTNAQGVLVRDACAQAGVPAVLTGSTSVFTTPAALDWLTLLEAVEQPQRTLRLRAAALTRFVGHTVADLCGPDADRLVDALGADLRGWHTVLAERGVAALAEAVFARYAPARRLLSRPDGERDLTDLRHVGQVVHSAALERHLGPTALTEWLRHRIGEAARDTSAERSRRLESDADAVQIVTVHRSKGLEFPVVYLPFAWDRWVNDTPDPLLYHDTAPGGGPRRLLDVGGSTGPDRPGRTALHQAEEAGEDLRLLYVALTRACSQVVAWWVPATTTAASSLHRVLLGHGGPGAEPATTAKVPGDAVALQYLRERLDGSGAIVETLHDREPVRRPADPDDDQPAVAEFRRSLDTAWRRTSYTALTAAAHAAHRIPLGDEPDEAPAGTPGVLTEPEVEGIRDEPEAAGGPAGPVTTGPRSGAAEPQPGAAGARSAATGPQPGPDPAAVPSPMADLPMGAGFGTLVHAVLEHLDTTVAARGDDALRTELVAHVTAELTRQPADVDPEALADALVPVLRTPLGPLASGRSLADFAPADRLSELDFELPLRGGDTPTGLLTLAGLATAVRNRIGPGDPLHGYADRLDGPDLAGQPLRGYLTGSIDSVLRVDGRYLVVDYKTNWLGPAGPSGREPLTAAHYTADRMAEAMSDAHYPLQALLYAVALHRFLRWRLPDYDPESHLGGVGYLFLRGMCGPATPVTGVPPLAAPCGVFAWRPPAALVEDLSELLDGART is encoded by the coding sequence GTGACCGCCGTTCTCTCCGCCCCGACCTTCTCCGTCGACGGGCCGCTGCCCGAGGGCACCGTCGTGCTGGAGGCCAGCGCCGGGACCGGGAAGACCTACACGATCGCCGCGCTGGCCACCCGCTACGTGGCCGAGGGGATCGCCGGGCTGGACCGGCTGATGCTGGTCACCTTCGGCCGCGACGCCACCCAGGAGCTGCGGGAACGGGTCCGGGAGCGGCTGGTCGGCACCGAGCGGGCGCTCGCCGCGGTGCTCGCCGGTGCGGCCGTGCCGGACACCGATCCGGTAGTCGCGCTGCTCGCCGCGGGCGACCCGGCCGACGTCGAGCGGCGGCGGGCCCGGCTGGCGGAGGCGTCGGCGTCGTTCGACGCGGCCACGATCGCCACCACCCACCAGTTCTGCATGCAGATGCTGGCCGGGCTCGGGGTGGCCGGCGACAACGATCCGGAGGCCGAGTTCGTCGAGCACGTCGACGACGTCGTCACCGAGGTCGTCGACGACTTCTACGTCCGCAAGTACGCAAACCCGGATGCCGGGCGGCCCGCCTTCACCCGCGCCGAGGCACTCGCGCTGGCCCGCCGCGCGGTCGCCGACCCGCAGGCCGAGCTGGAGCCCCGCGACGCCGATCCACGCTCCGTCGCGGCGGTGCGGCACGGCTTCGCCACCGCCGTGCGGCGCGAGGTCGACGCCCGCAAGCGGCGGCTGCGGATCTACAGCTACGACGACATGCTGACCCGGCTGGCCCAGGCGCTGCGCGACCCGCTGCGCGGTCCGGCGGCCCGGGAGCGGCTGCGGTCGCGCTTCTCGGTGGTCCTGGTGGACGAGTTCCAGGACACCGATCCGCTGCAGTGGGAGATCCTGTCGCTGGCCTTCCACTCGGCGCCCGGCACGACGCTGGTACTGATCGGCGATCCCAAGCAGGCGATCTACGCGTTCCGCGGGGCCGACGTGCACAGCTACCTGCAGGCCAGGGCTGCCGCGACCGAGCGGCGCACGCTGTCCACCAACCGGCGCAGCGACCGGGCGTTGCTCGGCGCCCTGGAGCGGGTGTTCGGCGAGGCCACGCTGGGCGACCCGGAGATCGTCGTGCACCCGGTCGACGCGCACCACACGACGAGCAGGCTCACCGCCCCGCGGGACGCGCCGCTGCGGCTGCGCCTGGTCGACCGGGACCGGCTCGATCTCACCGGCCGGCAGCTGGGCCGGGCCCCCGGCGCACGGAGGGTCGTGGCCCGCGACGTCGCCGCCGACCTGTCGGAGCTGCTCGCCGGCTCGGCGACCTACGACGGCGAGCCGCTGCGCCCCGGTCAGGTCGCCGTCCTGGTCCGGACGAACGCGCAGGGTGTCCTGGTCCGCGACGCCTGCGCGCAGGCCGGTGTCCCCGCGGTGCTGACCGGCAGCACCAGCGTGTTCACCACCCCGGCCGCGCTGGACTGGCTCACCCTGCTGGAGGCCGTCGAGCAGCCGCAGCGGACATTGCGGCTGCGGGCGGCGGCGCTGACCCGGTTCGTCGGGCACACCGTCGCCGATCTCTGCGGGCCCGACGCCGACCGGCTGGTCGACGCGCTCGGTGCCGACCTGCGCGGCTGGCACACGGTGCTCGCCGAGCGCGGGGTCGCCGCGCTGGCCGAGGCGGTTTTCGCCCGGTACGCCCCGGCCCGGCGGCTGCTGTCCCGGCCGGACGGCGAGCGCGACCTCACCGACCTGCGGCACGTCGGGCAGGTCGTGCACTCGGCCGCGCTGGAGCGCCATCTCGGCCCGACCGCCCTCACCGAGTGGCTGCGGCACCGGATCGGCGAGGCCGCCCGGGACACCTCCGCCGAGCGCAGCAGGCGCCTCGAGTCCGACGCCGACGCCGTCCAGATCGTCACCGTGCACCGGTCGAAGGGCCTCGAGTTCCCGGTCGTCTACCTGCCGTTCGCCTGGGACCGCTGGGTCAACGACACCCCCGACCCGCTCCTGTACCACGACACCGCCCCCGGTGGCGGGCCGCGGCGGTTGCTCGACGTCGGCGGATCGACCGGCCCGGACCGGCCGGGTCGCACCGCGCTGCACCAGGCCGAGGAGGCCGGCGAGGACCTGCGGCTGCTCTACGTCGCCCTGACCCGCGCGTGCAGCCAGGTCGTCGCCTGGTGGGTGCCCGCGACGACCACCGCGGCGTCGTCGCTGCACCGGGTCCTGCTCGGGCACGGCGGGCCCGGTGCCGAGCCGGCCACCACCGCGAAGGTCCCCGGCGACGCGGTAGCTCTGCAGTACCTGCGGGAGCGGCTCGACGGCAGCGGCGCGATCGTGGAGACCCTGCACGATCGCGAGCCGGTGCGCCGCCCCGCCGATCCGGACGACGACCAGCCCGCGGTCGCGGAGTTCCGCCGCAGCCTGGACACGGCATGGCGGCGCACGTCCTACACCGCGCTCACCGCGGCCGCGCACGCCGCGCACCGGATTCCGCTCGGCGACGAACCGGACGAGGCACCGGCGGGCACGCCGGGGGTGCTCACCGAACCCGAGGTCGAGGGCATCCGCGACGAGCCGGAGGCCGCCGGTGGGCCCGCGGGGCCGGTCACCACCGGGCCGCGATCGGGCGCTGCCGAGCCGCAGCCGGGGGCCGCCGGAGCGCGATCAGCGGCCACCGGGCCGCAGCCGGGGCCCGATCCGGCCGCCGTGCCGTCGCCGATGGCGGACCTGCCGATGGGCGCCGGCTTCGGCACCCTGGTGCACGCCGTCCTGGAACACCTCGACACGACCGTCGCCGCGCGAGGCGACGACGCGCTGCGCACCGAGCTGGTCGCCCACGTCACCGCGGAGCTGACCCGCCAGCCCGCCGACGTCGATCCCGAGGCACTGGCCGACGCGCTGGTGCCGGTGCTGCGCACCCCGCTCGGCCCGCTCGCGTCCGGCCGGTCACTCGCCGACTTCGCCCCCGCCGACCGGCTCTCCGAGCTCGACTTCGAGCTGCCGCTGCGCGGCGGCGACACCCCGACCGGCCTGCTCACCCTCGCCGGGCTCGCCACGGCCGTCCGCAACCGGATCGGGCCCGGTGACCCGCTGCACGGTTACGCCGACCGGCTCGACGGTCCCGACCTGGCCGGGCAGCCGCTGCGCGGTTACCTGACCGGCAGCATCGACTCGGTGCTGCGGGTCGACGGGCGCTACCTGGTCGTCGACTACAAGACGAACTGGCTCGGCCCGGCGGGGCCGAGCGGGCGGGAGCCGCTCACCGCGGCGCACTACACCGCGGACCGGATGGCCGAGGCCATGAGCGACGCTCACTACCCGCTGCAGGCCCTGCTCTACGCGGTCGCGCTGCACCGTTTCCTGCGCTGGCGGTTGCCGGACTACGACCCGGAGAGCCATCTGGGCGGTGTCGGCTATCTGTTCCTGCGCGGCATGTGCGGGCCGGCGACCCCGGTGACCGGTGTTCCCCCGCTGGCCGCGCCGTGCGGGGTGTTCGCCTGGCGGCCACCGGCCGCGCTGGTCGAGGACCTGTCGGAGCTGCTGGACGGAGCCCGCACATGA
- the recC gene encoding exodeoxyribonuclease V subunit gamma, with product MLELHRSERADTLVEALAGLLADPAPGGADPFEPEIVAVPERGVERWLAQRLSHRLGAGDGSGGICANVRFPSPATLLGEVVESVTATLTGSTAGNAAGTGSTVSTDTAAGTADSDPWAPGRAVWPLLELIDTAVASGDGRFAGLAAHLERGGHGRRYALARALAGLFGSYATHRPALLRSWALGDDAVPPDLAWQPELWRRLRSGLGVPGPAERLADAVAALRDGTDPGELPGRISLFGPTRLAAEHLAVLEALSVHRDVHLWLPHPSPVMWEAVRTGRPAEPPARAADGSAALVRNPLLRSLGRDVRELALRLPAAGPGVTDTHHPATGPTGPETLLQRVQVALRDDTPPAPPAERPLLDTGDRSIVLHSCHGPDRQVEVLREVLLGLLAADPELEPRDIIVMCPDIEVFAPLITASFGLAPEPGGEGTGPSREELHPGHLLRVRLADRALRQANPLLGTVSTLLELAGSRLTASQVLDLIASGPVRRRFRLDDDALERISELVTAAGVRWGLDAAHRAPYRLDGVEQNTWRSGLDRLLLGVAMAETPGAPAWLGSALPLDEVDSSDVDLVGRLAEIVDRLATVLAALRGPQPLSDWVAALTEGLSALTDTTPADAWQAGQARAELADVLQSAGPQAGRVDLDLPDVRGLLAERLRGRPSRANFRTGTLTVATLVPMRAVPHRVVCLLGCDDGVFPRAGAPDGDDVLARHPVVGERDPRGEDRQLLLDAICSATRHLVVVSSGADERTGADRPPSVPVGELCDAIDACVQVPVGRASEALRARHPLQPFDRRNFRPGELLADGPFSFDRAALAGAEMAAGPRAAVPLFPPAPLPAPESPDDPVELDDLIAFVEHPVRAFLRQRVRVLPPQENAEPDDALPVELDGLGTWRIGDRLLADRVAGAPPQAVARAETLRGDLPPGGIGRRVLTDVGGRVEPLVALATAVRTGAPGSQDLVAELDGATVTGTVPGLHGDVVVRVEYSRLKAKQRLRAWVQLLALTAAHPGRRWTAVTIGRGSGGPARSTLGPVDPARARQVLADLVSLRRDGLREPLPLPTDAAAVYARNRSRGVVPANALAAADAEWSRFERDDAAHAFVRGPGAPLLVREEPGDAAEPTRFGALATRLWAPLLDHERQDAP from the coding sequence GTGCTGGAGCTGCATCGGTCCGAACGCGCGGACACCCTCGTCGAGGCGCTGGCCGGGCTGCTCGCCGATCCCGCACCCGGCGGTGCCGATCCGTTCGAGCCCGAGATCGTCGCGGTCCCCGAGCGCGGGGTGGAGCGGTGGCTGGCGCAGCGGCTCTCGCACCGGCTCGGCGCGGGCGACGGCAGCGGCGGGATCTGCGCCAACGTGCGGTTCCCGTCCCCGGCCACGCTGCTCGGCGAGGTCGTCGAGTCGGTCACCGCGACCCTCACCGGCAGCACTGCCGGCAACGCTGCCGGCACCGGCAGCACTGTCAGCACCGACACCGCCGCCGGCACGGCGGACAGCGATCCGTGGGCGCCGGGTCGTGCGGTGTGGCCGCTGCTCGAGCTGATCGACACGGCCGTCGCCTCCGGCGACGGTCGGTTCGCCGGTCTGGCCGCGCATCTGGAACGGGGCGGGCACGGTCGCCGCTACGCGCTGGCCAGGGCACTGGCCGGGTTGTTCGGCTCGTACGCGACGCACCGGCCCGCGCTGCTGCGGTCCTGGGCCCTCGGCGACGACGCCGTCCCGCCGGACCTGGCCTGGCAGCCGGAGCTGTGGCGGCGGCTGCGGTCCGGTCTGGGTGTGCCCGGGCCGGCGGAGCGGCTCGCCGACGCGGTGGCCGCGCTGCGCGACGGGACCGATCCCGGGGAGCTGCCCGGGCGGATCTCGCTGTTCGGGCCGACCCGGCTCGCCGCCGAGCACCTCGCCGTGCTGGAGGCGCTGTCGGTGCACCGCGACGTGCACCTGTGGCTGCCGCACCCCTCCCCCGTGATGTGGGAGGCGGTCCGCACCGGCCGCCCCGCCGAACCCCCCGCGCGCGCCGCCGACGGCAGCGCCGCGCTGGTCCGCAACCCGTTGCTGCGCTCGCTGGGCCGTGACGTCCGGGAGCTGGCGCTGCGGCTGCCCGCGGCCGGGCCGGGCGTCACCGACACCCACCACCCCGCCACCGGGCCGACCGGGCCGGAGACCCTGCTGCAGCGGGTGCAGGTCGCGCTGCGCGACGACACGCCGCCGGCACCGCCCGCCGAGCGCCCGCTGCTCGACACCGGTGACCGCAGCATCGTGCTGCACTCCTGTCACGGCCCGGACCGGCAGGTCGAGGTGCTGCGTGAGGTCCTGCTCGGGCTGCTGGCCGCCGATCCGGAGCTCGAACCGCGCGACATCATCGTGATGTGCCCGGACATCGAGGTCTTCGCACCGCTGATCACCGCCTCGTTCGGGTTGGCCCCGGAGCCGGGCGGCGAGGGCACCGGCCCGTCCCGCGAGGAGCTGCATCCCGGGCACCTGCTGCGGGTGCGGCTGGCCGACCGGGCACTGCGCCAGGCCAATCCGCTGCTGGGCACGGTGTCGACCCTGCTGGAGCTCGCCGGGTCCCGGCTGACGGCGTCCCAGGTGCTCGACCTGATCGCATCCGGCCCGGTCCGTCGCCGCTTCCGGCTCGACGACGACGCGCTGGAGCGGATCTCCGAGCTGGTCACCGCCGCCGGGGTGCGCTGGGGGCTCGACGCCGCGCACCGCGCCCCCTACCGGCTCGACGGGGTGGAGCAGAACACCTGGCGGTCCGGGCTGGACCGGCTGCTCCTCGGCGTCGCGATGGCCGAGACACCCGGCGCACCGGCCTGGCTGGGCAGCGCGCTGCCGCTCGACGAGGTCGACTCCTCCGATGTCGACCTGGTCGGCAGGCTGGCCGAGATCGTCGACCGGCTGGCGACCGTGCTCGCCGCGCTGCGCGGGCCGCAGCCGCTGTCGGACTGGGTCGCCGCACTCACCGAGGGCCTGTCCGCGCTGACCGACACCACTCCCGCCGACGCCTGGCAGGCCGGGCAGGCCCGGGCCGAGCTGGCCGACGTGCTGCAGTCGGCGGGCCCGCAGGCCGGGCGCGTCGATCTCGACCTTCCCGACGTCCGCGGCCTGCTCGCGGAGCGGTTGCGCGGCAGGCCGAGCCGGGCGAACTTCCGCACCGGCACGCTCACCGTCGCCACCCTGGTCCCGATGCGCGCCGTCCCGCACCGGGTGGTCTGCCTGCTCGGCTGCGACGACGGGGTGTTCCCCCGGGCGGGCGCCCCGGACGGTGACGACGTGCTCGCCCGCCATCCGGTGGTCGGCGAGCGGGACCCGCGCGGCGAGGACCGCCAGCTGCTGCTCGACGCGATCTGCTCGGCCACCCGGCACCTGGTGGTGGTCAGCTCCGGGGCCGACGAGCGGACCGGCGCGGACCGGCCGCCGTCGGTGCCGGTCGGAGAGCTGTGCGACGCGATCGACGCCTGCGTGCAGGTCCCGGTGGGGCGGGCGTCCGAGGCGCTGCGCGCCCGGCACCCGTTGCAGCCGTTCGACCGGCGGAACTTCCGGCCCGGTGAGCTGCTCGCCGACGGGCCGTTCAGCTTCGACCGGGCGGCGCTGGCCGGGGCCGAGATGGCCGCCGGCCCGCGAGCGGCGGTGCCGCTGTTCCCGCCGGCGCCGCTGCCGGCCCCGGAGAGCCCGGACGACCCGGTCGAGCTCGACGATCTGATCGCCTTCGTCGAGCACCCGGTGCGGGCGTTCCTGCGGCAGCGGGTGCGGGTGCTGCCACCGCAGGAGAACGCCGAACCCGACGACGCGCTGCCGGTCGAGCTCGACGGTCTGGGCACCTGGCGGATCGGGGACCGGCTGCTCGCCGACCGGGTCGCCGGGGCCCCGCCGCAGGCCGTCGCCCGGGCCGAGACGCTGCGCGGCGATCTGCCGCCGGGCGGGATCGGGCGCCGGGTGCTGACCGACGTCGGCGGGCGGGTGGAGCCGCTGGTCGCGTTGGCCACCGCGGTCCGCACCGGCGCGCCGGGGTCCCAGGACCTGGTGGCGGAGCTGGACGGGGCCACCGTGACCGGCACCGTTCCCGGGCTGCACGGCGACGTCGTCGTGCGGGTGGAGTACTCGCGGCTCAAGGCCAAGCAGCGGCTCCGGGCGTGGGTGCAGCTGCTGGCGCTGACCGCCGCGCACCCCGGCCGCCGTTGGACGGCCGTGACCATCGGCCGGGGCAGCGGCGGGCCGGCCCGGTCCACACTCGGGCCGGTCGATCCGGCGCGGGCACGTCAGGTGCTGGCCGATCTGGTGTCGTTGCGCCGGGACGGGCTGCGCGAGCCGCTGCCGCTGCCGACCGACGCGGCCGCCGTGTACGCCCGCAACCGGTCCCGCGGGGTGGTCCCGGCGAACGCGCTGGCCGCGGCCGACGCCGAGTGGTCCCGGTTCGAGCGCGACGATGCCGCGCACGCCTTCGTCCGCGGCCCCGGTGCCCCGCTGCTGGTCCGCGAGGAGCCCGGTGACGCCGCCGAGCCGACCCGGTTCGGCGCGCTCGCGACCCGGTTGTGGGCACCGCTGCTCGACCACGAGAGGCAGGACGCGCCGTGA
- a CDS encoding SDR family oxidoreductase, with protein sequence MRSGVDDLDGIDPGELATALKVLAQVDELPPEHPDAIRVRRATAGIWKSVRMRRRAEKREQERASDAAVTAATATGADGRTDDETAGIPLVSSARGATAGVLHRARGCYTCKTRFTVVDAFYHQLCPKCAAAHHAHRDARTDLTGRRALLTGGRAKIGMYIALRLLRDGAHLTITTRFPRDAARRFAALDDSPEWLHRLRVVGVDLRDPGQVVALADEVAAAGPLDILVNNAAQTVRRSPGSYAAIEAAESEPLPAGELPEILSFTSAAREHPALLAGAVPGADLAALAVTARSASPERIADGTAVDAGGLLPDTAAVNSWVDHVQHVDPIELLEVQLCNQTAPFVLVSRLRPAMAAAGPHRKYVVNVSAMEGVFGRGYKGPGHPHTNMAKAALNMLTRTSAEEMFTTDRILMTSVDTGWITDERPHPMRMRLAEEGFHAPLDLSDGAARVYHPIVAGERGEEFYGVFLKDYGVSRW encoded by the coding sequence GTGCGTAGCGGTGTCGACGATCTCGACGGTATCGACCCCGGCGAGCTCGCCACCGCGCTGAAGGTCCTCGCGCAGGTCGACGAGCTCCCGCCCGAGCATCCGGACGCGATCCGCGTCCGCCGGGCGACCGCCGGGATCTGGAAGTCGGTGCGGATGCGCCGGCGGGCCGAGAAGCGGGAGCAGGAACGGGCGTCCGACGCCGCGGTCACCGCGGCGACCGCGACCGGCGCCGACGGGCGGACCGACGACGAGACGGCGGGCATCCCGCTGGTCTCCTCGGCCCGCGGCGCGACCGCGGGCGTGCTGCACCGGGCCCGCGGCTGCTACACCTGCAAGACCCGGTTCACCGTCGTCGACGCCTTCTACCACCAGCTCTGCCCGAAGTGCGCGGCCGCGCACCACGCGCACCGCGACGCCCGCACCGACCTCACCGGCCGCCGGGCGCTGCTCACCGGCGGCCGCGCCAAGATCGGCATGTACATCGCGCTGCGGCTGCTCCGCGACGGCGCGCACCTCACCATCACCACCCGGTTCCCGCGGGACGCGGCGCGCCGGTTCGCCGCGCTGGACGACAGCCCCGAGTGGCTGCACCGGCTGCGTGTGGTCGGGGTGGACCTGCGCGATCCCGGTCAGGTGGTCGCGCTGGCCGACGAGGTCGCCGCCGCCGGACCGCTGGACATCCTGGTCAACAACGCGGCCCAGACGGTGCGCCGCTCCCCCGGCTCCTACGCCGCGATCGAGGCCGCCGAATCCGAGCCGCTGCCGGCCGGCGAGCTGCCGGAGATCCTGTCGTTCACCAGCGCGGCGCGCGAGCACCCGGCGCTGCTCGCCGGAGCGGTGCCCGGGGCGGACCTGGCGGCGCTCGCCGTCACCGCCCGGTCGGCGTCACCGGAGCGGATCGCGGACGGCACCGCGGTGGACGCCGGCGGGCTGCTGCCCGACACCGCCGCCGTCAACAGCTGGGTCGACCACGTCCAGCACGTCGACCCGATCGAGCTGCTCGAGGTGCAGCTGTGCAACCAGACGGCGCCGTTCGTGCTGGTCTCACGGCTGCGCCCGGCGATGGCGGCGGCCGGGCCGCACCGCAAGTACGTGGTGAACGTGTCCGCGATGGAAGGGGTGTTCGGCCGCGGCTACAAGGGCCCGGGGCATCCGCACACGAACATGGCGAAGGCCGCGCTGAACATGCTGACCCGGACCAGCGCCGAGGAGATGTTCACGACCGACCGGATCCTGATGACCTCGGTGGACACCGGATGGATCACCGACGAGCGGCCGCACCCGATGCGGATGCGGCTGGCCGAGGAGGGCTTCCACGCCCCGCTGGACCTCTCCGACGGCGCCGCCCGGGTGTATCACCCGATCGTCGCCGGTGAGCGCGGCGAGGAGTTCTACGGCGTGTTCCTGAAGGACTACGGCGTGTCCCGCTGGTGA
- a CDS encoding biliverdin-producing heme oxygenase codes for MSATTPISGTPADTTLSAELRQATFEVHEEAHRSTYMAALLDGGLPLDAYTLLAEQYGAIYAALEAASDAMADHPVAGPFVIDDLRRLPALHDDLDALGSGVPRILPATTRYVERLHTAATDPERFVAHHYIRYLGDLSGGQVIGKLLQRTYGLSGDGVRFYDFTSLGAPPRFRARYRELLDATGWDAAARSRVAAEAVLGFRLNIAVLSEMAEEVGLEQPLAS; via the coding sequence ATGAGCGCCACGACCCCGATCTCCGGCACGCCGGCCGACACGACACTCTCCGCAGAGCTGCGGCAGGCGACCTTCGAGGTCCACGAAGAGGCACACCGCTCCACCTACATGGCGGCGCTGCTCGACGGCGGGCTCCCGCTCGACGCCTACACCCTGCTCGCCGAGCAGTACGGCGCGATCTACGCCGCCCTGGAGGCCGCGTCCGACGCGATGGCCGATCACCCGGTCGCCGGCCCGTTCGTGATCGACGACCTGCGCCGGCTGCCCGCCCTGCACGACGATCTGGACGCGCTGGGCAGCGGCGTCCCGCGGATCCTGCCCGCCACCACCCGCTACGTGGAGCGGCTGCACACCGCGGCGACCGACCCGGAGCGGTTCGTCGCCCACCACTACATCCGCTACCTGGGTGACCTGTCCGGCGGTCAGGTGATCGGGAAGCTGCTGCAGCGCACCTACGGCCTGTCCGGCGACGGCGTTCGGTTCTACGACTTCACCTCGCTCGGTGCCCCGCCGCGGTTCCGGGCGCGCTACCGCGAGCTGCTCGACGCGACCGGCTGGGACGCCGCGGCCCGCTCCCGGGTGGCCGCCGAGGCGGTGCTCGGGTTCCGGCTGAACATCGCGGTGCTCTCCGAGATGGCCGAGGAGGTCGGGCTGGAGCAGCCGCTCGCATCGTGA
- a CDS encoding TetR/AcrR family transcriptional regulator, with product MPKVIGGSLATHREQVRERVFGALREQLYGRGFESVTLSGVAAAAGVGRSAMYNHFPDRQALLVAFVEAEAARYVADLDAALAGARSPAERLAIFARIQLRRLAEFHLPPGQALAGALDPQAYRRIAAHADPIGDRLTAILTDGALDGSLSGDDPAVLAGLVSAALSSRKIVEVPAAELDETVETAVRAVLRMVAPSTVPLG from the coding sequence GTGCCGAAGGTGATCGGGGGTTCGCTCGCGACGCATCGCGAGCAGGTGCGCGAGCGCGTGTTCGGTGCGCTGCGCGAGCAGCTCTACGGTCGCGGCTTCGAGTCGGTGACCCTCTCCGGCGTCGCCGCGGCCGCCGGCGTCGGCCGATCGGCGATGTACAACCATTTCCCGGACCGACAGGCGCTGCTGGTCGCGTTCGTCGAGGCCGAGGCGGCCCGTTACGTCGCCGATCTCGACGCCGCGCTGGCCGGCGCCCGGTCCCCCGCCGAGCGGCTCGCGATCTTCGCCCGGATCCAGCTGCGCCGGCTCGCCGAGTTCCACCTGCCGCCCGGTCAGGCGCTGGCCGGCGCGCTGGACCCGCAGGCGTACCGCCGGATCGCCGCGCACGCCGACCCGATCGGTGACCGGCTGACCGCGATCCTCACCGACGGCGCGCTCGACGGCTCACTGTCCGGCGACGATCCGGCGGTGCTGGCCGGGCTGGTCTCGGCCGCGCTGTCCAGCCGGAAGATCGTCGAGGTGCCCGCCGCCGAGCTCGACGAGACCGTCGAGACGGCGGTGCGCGCGGTGCTGCGGATGGTCGCTCCCTCGACGGTCCCCCTCGGCTGA